A stretch of Fundicoccus culcitae DNA encodes these proteins:
- a CDS encoding helix-turn-helix domain-containing protein — MDPYELIEASLKFIENNVEEPLSLNDVAQYFNYSKFYYHRLFTAIMGIRFNDYVLSRRLNRAVKLIQMTDWNITTITNQLNFSTPSAFTRAFKKYYHLTPSELITKPTEIMTTDIPPLIRRPLKNINGDIVSNFSIIQLESFKVSGLVFQVDLAVDDYRLKITQHANQFLALLDPKLQSPGYVIFSECMPQSTTFNVIIGIDREFKLDLPYFFTVEVPDLLMASFNYTGNLLEMETVLQSDYARFLKITKQESGNADINMIQRFDNIHDLYQPYQLFVPIKANELDMELLA; from the coding sequence ATGGATCCCTATGAGTTGATTGAAGCCTCTTTAAAATTTATTGAAAATAACGTTGAAGAACCCCTCTCGCTGAATGATGTTGCCCAATATTTCAATTATTCTAAATTCTATTATCATCGTTTATTCACTGCCATTATGGGCATTCGCTTCAATGATTATGTCTTAAGTCGTCGCTTAAACAGAGCAGTTAAGTTAATTCAAATGACCGATTGGAATATTACTACCATTACGAATCAACTAAATTTTTCGACCCCTTCTGCCTTTACCCGCGCTTTTAAAAAGTATTATCATCTGACACCTAGCGAATTAATTACCAAACCTACTGAAATTATGACCACTGACATCCCGCCATTAATCCGACGCCCTCTAAAAAACATCAACGGTGATATTGTTTCGAATTTTTCAATCATTCAACTCGAGAGCTTTAAAGTTAGTGGCTTAGTTTTTCAGGTCGATTTAGCGGTTGACGATTATCGTTTAAAAATCACCCAGCATGCTAATCAGTTTTTAGCCTTACTTGATCCAAAATTACAAAGTCCCGGTTACGTTATTTTTTCAGAATGCATGCCCCAATCGACGACATTTAATGTGATTATTGGCATTGATCGTGAATTTAAATTGGATCTCCCCTATTTTTTCACGGTTGAGGTGCCAGATTTATTAATGGCCTCTTTTAATTACACAGGCAACCTATTAGAAATGGAGACGGTTTTACAATCGGACTATGCACGGTTTTTGAAAATAACTAAACAAGAATCTGGCAATGCCGATATTAATATGATTCAGCGGTTTGATAATATTCATGACTTATATCAACCTTATCAGTTGTTTGTGCCGATAAAAGCCAATGAATTAGATATGGAATTGTTAGCATAA
- a CDS encoding SRPBCC domain-containing protein, translating into MVQAKVTQAGSQLKVEGIFNAPQMTVFRAYTDDTLLKQWWSPDGWETTTSQMDFREGGQWFYIMTCTDPESETYGQTSSGLTTYSEIKAPESYQFTDAFTDEAGNINEAMPLLKGSYQFESLGTQTKVINITELNSPEEVKQLLDMGMIEGLEGTWRKLERLLMTLTD; encoded by the coding sequence ATGGTTCAAGCCAAAGTAACGCAAGCGGGCAGTCAGTTAAAAGTAGAAGGTATTTTCAACGCGCCACAAATGACGGTTTTTAGAGCCTATACCGACGATACGTTATTGAAACAATGGTGGTCGCCAGATGGCTGGGAGACAACGACGAGTCAAATGGATTTTAGAGAAGGGGGTCAATGGTTTTATATCATGACCTGTACCGATCCTGAAAGTGAAACATATGGACAGACATCAAGCGGCTTAACCACTTACAGTGAGATTAAGGCGCCTGAATCCTACCAATTTACGGATGCTTTTACAGATGAAGCTGGTAATATAAATGAAGCAATGCCTTTATTGAAAGGTAGTTATCAGTTTGAAAGTCTCGGGACACAAACAAAAGTAATCAATATCACAGAATTGAATAGTCCGGAAGAAGTGAAACAATTACTTGATATGGGGATGATAGAAGGGCTAGAAGGCACTTGGAGAAAATTGGAACGCTTGTTGATGACGCTAACAGATTAA
- a CDS encoding sugar phosphate isomerase/epimerase family protein, protein MKIAMFNAHINDAVRQSGKSRRDILAMLRAKGVTALEYGIQELEDLEAVKAELAEFDLAICSIYEHCHFEEGGLVNLRIVDVAEELGVDKLLIVPGFLQDGISKELVLENCVQGLRDLINDAQDKEITITIEPFDSEDSVMPDVESLLFFGNQLAELAYTFDTGNFIYSGEDVLLAFDQLSQRIVHVHMKDRTDQAIQGANPTILPNGQKLYATAVGHGIMPMATIIKKLKEMNYQGYLTVEHFDAGDYLQTMLDSVDWLNQELK, encoded by the coding sequence ATGAAGATTGCGATGTTCAATGCGCATATTAATGATGCAGTGCGGCAAAGTGGGAAGAGCCGGCGGGATATTTTGGCGATGTTGCGAGCTAAAGGGGTTACGGCGTTAGAGTATGGAATCCAAGAATTGGAAGATTTAGAGGCAGTCAAGGCAGAACTAGCAGAATTTGATTTGGCGATTTGTTCGATCTATGAGCATTGTCATTTTGAAGAGGGTGGACTAGTAAACCTTAGGATAGTTGATGTGGCAGAAGAGCTTGGCGTTGACAAGTTGTTAATCGTTCCTGGTTTCTTACAAGATGGGATTTCCAAAGAGCTTGTCTTAGAAAACTGTGTCCAAGGTCTGCGTGATTTAATCAATGACGCACAAGATAAAGAAATAACAATAACGATTGAACCTTTTGATTCTGAAGATAGCGTGATGCCAGATGTTGAGAGCTTATTGTTCTTTGGTAATCAACTTGCTGAATTAGCTTACACTTTCGATACAGGGAATTTTATTTATAGTGGTGAAGATGTTTTGCTAGCCTTTGATCAATTGTCCCAGCGCATTGTTCACGTTCATATGAAAGATCGAACCGATCAAGCTATCCAAGGAGCTAATCCGACAATCTTACCAAATGGTCAAAAACTATATGCAACAGCCGTTGGACACGGAATAATGCCAATGGCAACAATCATTAAAAAATTAAAAGAAATGAATTATCAAGGTTATTTAACCGTTGAGCACTTTGATGCTGGGGACTATTTACAGACAATGTTGGACTCGGTTGATTGGTTAAACCAAGAATTGAAATAA
- a CDS encoding ABC transporter ATP-binding protein — protein MISVNQLTKTYGQKVILDQVSFEIGAGEMVGLIGPNGVGKTTLLSIMMGLIKADSGTVAIARIDHRDVNMYRKVGFMQDNTVLYPHLTGYDHLAYVANAHGLQDEAIERISLRVGNHAYLHQKVEEYSLGMKQHLLFACAIIHQPDVLLLDEPFNGLDPTSLIRIRDLIIELSEQQGVTVFLSSHNLDEIDRMTKKIFFLNNGVIIHKQLQNYEEDQYLLTLDHAVVVDASQAGVEQINSKQLLVEAVLLEEVLKHLSGLGVHIQAIDRQTVGSEKLYREIYQI, from the coding sequence GTGATATCCGTTAATCAGTTAACTAAAACGTATGGTCAAAAAGTGATCTTAGATCAAGTGAGCTTTGAGATAGGTGCTGGTGAAATGGTTGGCTTAATTGGGCCAAATGGTGTCGGGAAAACGACTTTATTATCTATTATGATGGGCTTGATTAAAGCAGACTCGGGAACCGTCGCGATTGCTAGGATTGATCATAGAGACGTGAATATGTATCGCAAGGTAGGTTTTATGCAAGATAACACGGTTTTGTACCCCCATTTAACGGGTTACGATCATTTGGCGTATGTGGCAAATGCGCATGGTTTGCAGGATGAGGCCATTGAGAGGATTAGTTTGCGTGTCGGCAACCATGCTTATTTGCATCAAAAAGTGGAAGAATATTCATTAGGGATGAAGCAACACTTATTGTTTGCCTGCGCAATTATTCATCAACCGGATGTGCTGTTGTTAGATGAACCTTTTAATGGATTAGATCCTACGAGTTTAATTAGAATTAGGGATTTAATTATTGAATTAAGTGAACAGCAGGGGGTAACCGTCTTTTTATCCTCACATAATTTAGATGAAATCGATCGTATGACAAAGAAAATCTTTTTCTTGAATAATGGCGTAATTATTCATAAACAGCTCCAAAATTATGAGGAAGACCAGTATTTGTTGACCTTAGATCATGCTGTCGTCGTCGATGCTAGCCAAGCGGGCGTCGAACAGATCAATAGCAAGCAGTTATTGGTTGAAGCTGTGTTGCTAGAAGAAGTATTGAAACATTTAAGTGGCTTAGGGGTGCATATTCAAGCGATTGATCGCCAAACGGTTGGTAGTGAGAAACTGTATCGAGAAATTTATCAGATTTGA
- a CDS encoding aldo/keto reductase, translating into MQYVKFGRTGMDVSPICLGAMGFGDPNSGFHDWVLEEEDSFKVIKKALDLGINFFDTANIYSYGASEKILGKALNEYANRDEIVVATKAYMGMKDTPNSKGLSRKALMYQIDQSLERLQMDYVDLYIIHRWDYHTPIEETMEALHDIVKSGKVRYIGASAMYAWQFSKAQHVAEKYGWTQFVSMQNHMNLLYREEEREMMPLCDDQKIAVTPYSPLAAGRLTRDWGAETKRYATDKTAVAKYDSTQAQDQGIVQRVAEIAEQKGVLRSQVALAWLLQKPSVVAPIIGATKESHLEDAVGAIDLVLSKEEVAYLEELYVPHKVTGAI; encoded by the coding sequence ATGCAATATGTGAAGTTTGGTCGCACGGGTATGGATGTATCACCGATTTGTTTAGGGGCAATGGGTTTTGGGGATCCAAATAGTGGTTTTCATGATTGGGTTTTAGAAGAAGAAGATAGTTTTAAAGTCATTAAGAAGGCTTTGGATTTAGGCATTAATTTTTTTGATACAGCTAATATTTATTCGTATGGGGCTAGTGAGAAAATTTTAGGGAAAGCTTTAAATGAATATGCTAACCGTGATGAAATTGTTGTAGCGACAAAGGCATATATGGGGATGAAGGATACGCCTAATAGTAAAGGTTTGTCGCGTAAAGCCTTAATGTATCAAATTGATCAAAGTTTGGAGCGTCTTCAAATGGATTATGTTGATTTGTATATTATCCATCGTTGGGATTATCATACGCCCATTGAAGAAACGATGGAAGCCTTGCATGATATAGTGAAATCAGGTAAGGTGCGTTATATTGGGGCATCAGCGATGTATGCTTGGCAATTTTCCAAAGCACAACATGTGGCTGAAAAATATGGTTGGACACAGTTTGTTTCTATGCAAAATCATATGAACTTATTATATCGTGAAGAAGAACGTGAAATGATGCCACTTTGTGATGACCAAAAGATTGCCGTAACGCCTTATAGTCCTTTGGCTGCTGGCCGTTTAACGCGAGACTGGGGTGCAGAGACGAAACGATACGCCACGGATAAAACCGCTGTGGCAAAATATGATAGTACGCAAGCACAAGATCAAGGCATAGTCCAAAGAGTGGCTGAAATTGCTGAGCAAAAGGGCGTCTTACGTTCGCAAGTCGCTTTAGCTTGGTTATTACAAAAACCATCGGTGGTTGCGCCAATTATTGGAGCGACTAAGGAAAGCCACTTGGAAGATGCTGTGGGAGCTATTGACTTAGTGTTAAGTAAGGAAGAGGTCGCTTATCTGGAAGAATTGTATGTCCCACATAAAGTAACAGGTGCCATATAA
- a CDS encoding tRNA dihydrouridine synthase, which yields MTEVKNFWQTLPKPFFVLAPMEDVTDVVFRHVISHAAKPDVFFTEFTNSESYCHPDGIESVRGRLTFTEDEHPIVAHIWGDKPEYFRQMSIGMAEMGFDGIDLNMGCPAPNVFKHGRGAGLILRPEIAADLIQAAKAGGLPVSVKTRLGHRHLGEWREWLTHLFEQDIANLSIHLRTKVEMSKVDAHWDLIPEIKRLRDEIAPQTLLTINGDIPNRQVGMELVDKYGIDGVMIGRGVFHNPFAFETENRDHSRTELLDLFRFHLDLFDQYTSDDPHLFKPLRRFFKIYIREFRGAGDLRVQLMDTESTDEVRALLKAFELAYPETPLVTSNK from the coding sequence ATGACAGAAGTAAAAAATTTTTGGCAAACATTGCCTAAACCATTTTTTGTTCTAGCACCAATGGAAGATGTAACAGATGTGGTTTTTCGCCATGTGATTAGTCACGCAGCAAAGCCAGATGTTTTTTTCACTGAATTTACTAATAGTGAAAGCTATTGTCATCCCGATGGGATTGAAAGTGTGCGTGGTCGATTAACCTTTACGGAAGATGAACATCCTATTGTAGCGCATATTTGGGGAGACAAGCCTGAATATTTTCGTCAAATGAGTATCGGTATGGCTGAGATGGGCTTTGATGGGATTGATTTAAATATGGGCTGTCCAGCACCTAACGTATTTAAACACGGTCGTGGAGCCGGTTTAATCCTCCGACCTGAAATCGCCGCTGACCTTATTCAAGCAGCCAAAGCCGGAGGATTACCGGTCAGTGTAAAAACACGTTTAGGCCATCGACATCTGGGTGAATGGCGCGAGTGGTTGACACACCTATTTGAACAAGATATTGCCAACTTGTCCATTCATTTGCGAACTAAAGTTGAAATGAGTAAAGTGGATGCACACTGGGATTTAATACCTGAAATTAAACGTTTACGTGATGAAATTGCTCCGCAAACATTATTAACGATTAATGGGGATATCCCCAATCGGCAAGTAGGCATGGAATTAGTTGATAAATATGGCATTGATGGCGTGATGATTGGACGTGGTGTCTTTCATAATCCCTTTGCGTTTGAAACTGAAAATAGAGACCATAGTCGTACCGAACTTCTAGATTTATTCCGTTTTCATTTAGATTTGTTTGATCAATATACTAGTGATGATCCGCATTTATTTAAACCGCTCCGTCGCTTTTTCAAAATCTATATCCGTGAGTTTCGCGGAGCAGGTGATTTACGTGTCCAGCTGATGGATACCGAATCAACCGATGAAGTAAGAGCACTATTAAAAGCATTTGAATTGGCCTATCCAGAAACACCTTTGGTCACTTCAAATAAATAA
- a CDS encoding Cof-type HAD-IIB family hydrolase yields the protein MQQHLIAIDLDGTTLNNQSKLSELTIRTLRQLNELGHLVSIVTGRPYRNSEQIYRELNIAAPIVNFNGALCHFPNHSSYIPSYHIALDREIAFDLFAHQKELEIDLLMAEGRNQLFTSSMNLPDSPYDPFNLDQIARLSRESLTYNPTALTVFSSDNRLDHIAKNITDRYGDEVSVRTWGGQLPCLEIVRKGINKAVGVQAIAEFHRIPQDAILAFGDEDNDVEMIQYAGHGVAMKNAIDEVKAVAKDQTSYTNDEEGLAKYLLEYFDIKQSDLY from the coding sequence ATGCAACAACACCTGATTGCCATTGATTTAGATGGCACAACCCTAAATAACCAATCAAAATTATCCGAATTAACCATTCGAACCTTAAGACAGCTGAATGAATTAGGCCACCTAGTCAGCATTGTAACGGGTAGACCTTATCGTAATAGTGAACAAATCTACCGTGAACTCAATATCGCTGCCCCAATCGTAAACTTTAACGGCGCTTTATGCCATTTTCCTAATCACAGTAGCTATATCCCTTCCTACCACATTGCACTCGACCGTGAAATTGCTTTTGATTTATTTGCACATCAAAAAGAACTCGAAATAGACTTATTGATGGCAGAAGGTCGTAATCAGCTATTTACCTCTTCCATGAATTTACCCGACAGTCCTTATGACCCCTTTAATCTCGATCAAATTGCACGCCTTTCGCGTGAATCTCTGACTTATAACCCCACTGCGCTAACCGTTTTTTCATCCGATAATCGTTTAGATCATATTGCCAAAAATATCACTGATCGATATGGTGATGAAGTGTCTGTCAGAACCTGGGGGGGACAATTGCCTTGTTTAGAAATTGTCCGCAAAGGAATTAATAAAGCCGTTGGTGTCCAAGCCATTGCTGAATTTCACCGGATTCCACAAGACGCCATTTTAGCATTTGGTGATGAGGATAACGACGTTGAAATGATCCAATACGCGGGTCATGGTGTTGCCATGAAAAATGCAATTGACGAAGTTAAAGCCGTTGCTAAAGATCAAACAAGTTATACCAATGATGAAGAAGGCTTAGCCAAATATTTATTAGAGTATTTTGATATTAAACAGTCTGATTTGTATTAA
- a CDS encoding DUF4386 domain-containing protein, whose translation MTKERTYAVIIGIFYILAFASSVIAVILYQPINNPLDWYHVASNGEVNQVLWGVLNDVLLLVSAVGTTVFLAPYLAKYDKQLALAYFSFRFMEAVFIAIGIVSMLVLVSLSQHFNSGFIDHSDLLISSGYAWQAVHRWIMILGPNLMLGINTSLYSYLLLKTELVPKRLAQFGLVTAIMVFVAGILDMFGIIEPWSTTKGLISLPVGIYEMSLAIYLIVKGFKPNALITITKN comes from the coding sequence ATGACAAAGGAAAGAACATACGCCGTCATTATTGGTATCTTTTACATTTTAGCATTTGCATCGTCTGTTATAGCGGTGATTTTATATCAACCAATCAACAATCCCTTAGATTGGTATCATGTGGCTAGTAATGGCGAGGTCAATCAGGTATTATGGGGTGTTCTAAACGATGTTTTATTGTTAGTTTCGGCTGTAGGTACGACTGTGTTTTTAGCACCTTATTTAGCTAAGTATGATAAACAACTAGCCCTTGCCTATTTTAGTTTTCGTTTTATGGAAGCTGTCTTCATTGCGATAGGCATTGTGAGCATGTTAGTGCTAGTAAGTTTAAGTCAACATTTCAACAGTGGATTCATTGATCATTCGGATTTATTAATTAGTTCAGGGTATGCATGGCAAGCGGTTCATCGTTGGATTATGATTTTAGGACCAAACTTGATGTTAGGAATAAATACAAGTCTGTATAGTTATCTCTTATTGAAAACAGAACTCGTCCCTAAACGCTTGGCCCAGTTTGGGTTAGTGACAGCAATAATGGTATTTGTGGCAGGGATATTAGACATGTTTGGTATCATTGAGCCCTGGTCAACGACCAAAGGACTTATTTCATTACCTGTCGGTATTTATGAAATGAGTTTAGCTATCTATTTAATCGTCAAAGGCTTTAAACCTAACGCCCTAATAACTATCACAAAAAATTAA
- a CDS encoding metal-sulfur cluster assembly factor → MNNVYENGALQELVYEALEKVIDPELGIDIVNLGLVYNVVITEDAVCKIEMTLTSMGCPLIDVIDADINREVKKITEIKDVEIELVWYPAWTPEKMSRYAKIALGIRA, encoded by the coding sequence ATGAATAACGTTTACGAGAATGGGGCATTACAGGAATTAGTTTATGAAGCATTAGAAAAAGTGATTGATCCGGAATTAGGGATTGATATTGTTAATTTAGGTTTAGTATATAATGTGGTGATTACCGAAGATGCTGTGTGTAAAATTGAAATGACATTAACTTCGATGGGTTGTCCTTTAATTGATGTGATTGATGCAGATATCAATCGTGAAGTGAAAAAAATAACCGAAATTAAGGACGTCGAAATCGAATTAGTGTGGTATCCAGCCTGGACACCTGAAAAAATGAGTCGTTATGCAAAGATAGCTCTCGGCATAAGGGCATAG
- a CDS encoding YitT family protein: MINQYLSNNPKANFVFQLIIALFSATCFGVALNMFYIPGNVYSSGVTGLAQLLAYFTQQTPFGHILNTANLYFLLNVPLLILSWLKLGRHFTLMTILVVILTTIMTNVIPTVGVSQEPLLNAIIGGVISGIGAGTVIKYGMSGGGLDILTIYLSRVTSMNVGSLTFLINLIVIFGSGILFNWEVALFSLIAIYVSGRMIDTIHTNEQRLTVFIVTNNTTEMLRNIHQRLVRGVTILDGRGGYTGENRDVLMVVINRYELHSLQLIIAETDPKAFVNIIQSTKVIGHYLNKTQQLEMREEVRLREQMIV; encoded by the coding sequence GTGATTAATCAATATTTAAGTAATAATCCTAAAGCCAATTTTGTTTTTCAACTCATCATCGCCTTATTTTCAGCAACTTGTTTTGGGGTCGCTTTAAATATGTTCTATATTCCGGGGAATGTTTACAGTAGTGGTGTGACAGGTTTAGCACAATTGTTGGCCTATTTTACGCAACAAACACCCTTTGGACATATTTTGAATACCGCAAATTTGTATTTCCTACTAAATGTTCCCTTATTAATTTTATCATGGTTAAAATTAGGTAGACATTTTACTTTAATGACCATCCTAGTGGTCATTTTAACCACAATCATGACCAACGTCATCCCGACTGTGGGTGTATCACAAGAACCTTTATTAAATGCTATCATTGGGGGCGTTATATCGGGGATTGGTGCTGGTACGGTGATTAAGTATGGGATGTCCGGTGGGGGCTTAGATATTTTAACGATTTATTTATCACGGGTAACATCGATGAATGTCGGCTCTTTAACATTTTTAATCAATTTGATTGTCATTTTTGGATCAGGTATTCTATTTAATTGGGAAGTAGCCTTATTCTCGCTAATTGCCATTTATGTTTCAGGCCGCATGATTGATACGATTCATACAAATGAACAACGACTGACTGTTTTTATTGTGACGAATAACACGACGGAGATGTTACGTAATATTCATCAACGTCTTGTCCGTGGAGTCACCATTTTGGATGGCCGCGGAGGTTATACAGGCGAAAATAGGGATGTTCTAATGGTTGTTATTAACCGTTACGAATTGCACTCACTCCAATTGATAATCGCCGAAACTGACCCTAAAGCATTTGTGAATATCATCCAATCAACGAAAGTGATCGGGCATTACTTAAATAAAACACAACAATTAGAAATGCGAGAAGAAGTAAGACTTCGTGAGCAAATGATTGTCTAA
- the clpB gene encoding ATP-dependent chaperone ClpB → MMIEKMTTTMQESIAQAQQVAVTRKHQQIDIPHLWLIFLQDNHFAYQLYLDLGTPIDEFKSLVENEIDKIASVTGTSVQYGQAISQKLNQLLIDADQIATKFKDEYLSTETVLLALYDQKQHPFTKFLVSKGITKEKMQEKIETLRGGDRVTKQNQEETYESLEKYATNLNEAVKENKLDPVIGRDEEIRDVIRILSRKTKNNPVLIGEPGVGKTAIVEGLAHRIVRKDVPENLKDKQIYSLDMGALIAGAKYRGEFEERLKAVLNEVKKSEGQIILFIDEIHTIVGAGKTEGSMDAGNILKPMLARGELHCIGATTLDEYRENIEKDKALERRFQRVMVKEPTVEDTISILRGLKERYEIHHGVNIHDNALVAAATLSNRYITDRFLPDKAIDLVDEACATIRVEMNSMPTEMDQVNRRLMQLEIEEAALKKETDEASKKRLETLREELADLREEANTLKMRWEIEKESMKTLSDKRQELDLAKRQLEEAETDYDLEKAAELRHGRIPQLEKELKELEKQDDDNDTNRLTQESVTDEDIAKVVGRLTGIPVTKLVEGEREKLLRLDETLHQRVIGQDEAVEKVSEAVLRSRAGLQNPNRPIGSFLFLGPTGVGKTELAKALAEALFDDESHMIRIDMSEYMEKHSVSRLVGAPPGYVGYEEGGQLTEAVRRNPYSIVLLDEIEKAHPDVFNILLQVLDEGRLTDSKGRVVDFKNTVLIMTSNIGSHLLLEGVDENGKIADETAKQVRALLNSHFKPEFLNRIDDIVFFTPLSMDHMNKIVYKMLAGLQERLAEQDIELDLEPEAASWLAENGYDPVYGSRPLMRFITKELETPLAKAIIKGDVQPHSIVKVSLEDDHLHFETEPIAEEQTV, encoded by the coding sequence ATTATGATTGAAAAAATGACCACAACAATGCAAGAAAGTATTGCGCAAGCACAACAAGTAGCGGTGACGCGCAAACATCAACAAATTGATATTCCGCATTTATGGTTAATCTTTTTACAAGACAATCATTTTGCGTATCAACTTTACTTGGATTTAGGTACACCCATTGATGAATTTAAATCCTTGGTTGAAAATGAAATTGATAAAATCGCCAGTGTCACGGGTACTTCAGTACAATATGGACAAGCGATTAGTCAAAAATTAAATCAATTATTAATTGATGCCGATCAAATAGCAACCAAATTTAAAGATGAATATCTTTCTACTGAGACCGTGTTGTTAGCTCTTTATGACCAAAAACAACATCCATTTACAAAATTTTTAGTTAGTAAGGGTATTACGAAAGAGAAAATGCAAGAAAAAATAGAAACTTTGAGAGGAGGCGATCGTGTGACCAAACAAAACCAAGAAGAAACCTATGAATCATTGGAAAAATATGCAACCAATTTAAACGAAGCTGTTAAAGAAAACAAATTAGATCCAGTTATAGGACGTGATGAGGAGATTCGCGATGTTATTCGGATATTATCGCGTAAAACTAAAAACAACCCTGTCTTAATTGGTGAGCCTGGGGTAGGTAAAACAGCGATTGTTGAAGGCTTGGCCCATCGAATTGTAAGAAAAGATGTGCCAGAAAACTTAAAAGATAAACAAATTTACTCATTAGATATGGGTGCCTTGATTGCCGGGGCTAAGTACCGTGGGGAGTTTGAAGAACGGTTAAAAGCGGTCTTAAATGAAGTGAAGAAATCAGAAGGACAAATCATTTTATTTATCGATGAAATTCATACGATTGTTGGAGCGGGTAAAACCGAAGGTTCCATGGATGCCGGAAACATTTTGAAACCAATGTTAGCACGGGGTGAATTACACTGTATTGGTGCAACGACACTTGATGAATACCGTGAAAATATTGAAAAAGACAAAGCTTTAGAAAGACGTTTCCAACGTGTTATGGTCAAAGAACCAACCGTTGAAGATACCATTAGTATTTTACGTGGTTTGAAAGAACGTTATGAAATTCACCATGGGGTTAACATCCATGATAATGCTTTAGTAGCCGCTGCGACTTTATCAAACCGCTATATTACGGATCGGTTTTTACCGGATAAAGCCATTGACTTAGTCGATGAAGCTTGTGCAACTATTCGTGTTGAAATGAACTCCATGCCGACTGAAATGGACCAAGTGAATCGTCGGTTGATGCAATTAGAGATTGAAGAAGCCGCTTTGAAAAAAGAAACGGATGAAGCAAGTAAGAAACGTTTAGAAACACTTCGTGAAGAACTCGCTGACTTAAGAGAAGAAGCGAACACGCTTAAAATGCGTTGGGAAATTGAGAAAGAATCCATGAAAACCTTGAGTGATAAACGTCAAGAATTGGATTTAGCTAAACGACAATTGGAAGAAGCCGAAACAGATTATGACTTAGAAAAAGCAGCCGAACTTAGACACGGACGTATACCACAACTTGAAAAAGAATTAAAAGAGTTAGAAAAACAAGATGATGATAATGACACCAATCGTTTAACCCAAGAAAGTGTAACAGATGAAGATATCGCTAAAGTCGTCGGCCGTCTAACAGGTATTCCTGTCACTAAATTAGTCGAGGGTGAAAGAGAAAAATTACTTAGATTGGATGAAACCTTACACCAACGTGTTATTGGACAAGATGAAGCCGTTGAAAAAGTCAGCGAAGCTGTGCTTCGTTCACGGGCCGGTTTACAAAATCCAAATCGCCCAATTGGTTCGTTCTTATTCTTAGGACCTACTGGGGTAGGTAAAACGGAGTTAGCTAAAGCCTTAGCTGAAGCCTTGTTTGATGATGAGTCCCATATGATTCGAATTGATATGTCTGAATATATGGAAAAACACAGTGTGTCTCGTTTAGTCGGAGCACCTCCAGGATATGTCGGTTACGAAGAAGGCGGTCAATTGACCGAAGCAGTGAGACGGAATCCTTATTCCATTGTCTTGTTAGATGAAATTGAAAAAGCCCATCCGGATGTCTTTAATATTCTCTTACAAGTATTGGATGAAGGTCGATTAACGGATTCTAAAGGCCGTGTTGTCGATTTTAAAAACACTGTTTTAATTATGACAAGTAATATTGGTTCACACTTGTTGCTTGAAGGCGTTGATGAAAACGGAAAAATCGCTGATGAAACAGCCAAACAAGTCCGGGCTCTCTTGAACAGCCACTTTAAACCAGAATTTTTAAACCGTATTGATGATATTGTCTTCTTTACCCCATTAAGTATGGATCATATGAATAAAATTGTGTATAAAATGTTGGCAGGTTTGCAAGAGCGTTTAGCTGAACAAGACATTGAGTTAGACCTTGAACCCGAAGCCGCAAGTTGGTTAGCTGAAAATGGCTATGATCCTGTTTACGGATCACGACCATTAATGCGCTTTATCACGAAAGAGCTGGAAACACCGTTAGCCAAAGCGATTATTAAGGGCGATGTTCAACCGCATTCAATTGTAAAGGTATCTTTAGAAGATGACCATTTACATTTTGAAACTGAACCCATCGCAGAAGAACAAACCGTTTAA